In Hevea brasiliensis isolate MT/VB/25A 57/8 chromosome 13, ASM3005281v1, whole genome shotgun sequence, a single genomic region encodes these proteins:
- the LOC110660031 gene encoding 60S ribosomal protein L14-1-like translates to MSLKRYMEIGRVALVNYSKDYGKFSLFVDVIDQNQTAIGTYNMVRSQMNFLRWSPISRLKLVVSLSEIGLLFIPEMSKENIWKKIKVVVVRRNLAEKVKSEKVKHWKFTGEGRM, encoded by the exons ATGTCGTTGAAGAGATACATGGAGATCGGGAGGGTAGCTCTCGTCAACTATAGCAAAGACTACGGGAAGTTCAGTCtcttcgtcgatgtcatcgatcaGAACCAAACTGCGATCGGGACCTATAAtatggttaggagccaaatgaactttttGAGGTGGTCACcgatatcaagattgaaattagtggtCTCCTTGTCAGAAATTGGTCTACTATTCATACCG GAGATGAGCAAGGAAAACATTTGGAAAAAGATCAAGGTGGTTGTCGTGAGAAGAAATCTTGCTGAAAAAGTCAAGAGCGAGAAAGTAAAACATTGGAAATTCACCGGAGAAGGGAGAATGTGA